The DNA segment TATTGGTGAATGGATCAGCCCTCTTCAAAGTAATGTGAAGAATAAAAAAATCGAAAAACTAGAAAATCTCTTATCTACCATCGATTCTCGCCGAAAAGCTTGATTTCAATCGCCTCCTCAGATACATCTGCTTTTCTCGCTACGGCGCATTTGGAGGATACATGGCATCAGTTTACGAAGTTTCAGATTTTAAACGAGGACTCAAAGTCGAAATCGATGGAGTCCCTTGGGAAATAACTGATTTTCAGCATGTAAAACCCGGAAAAGGTAACGCATTCACTCGCACAAAACTCCGCAATCTCATTACTGGCGCCAATCTTGAGAAAACATACAAGAGTGGTGAAAAATTCAATGTGCCCGACCTCATGCAAAAAGAGATGCAATTTCTCTATAAAGACGAATCTGGTTTTAACTTCATGGACACCACTAATTACGAACAGATCAATCTTCATGCTGAAAACGTAGGTGCTGCGGCTGATTATCTCCTTGAAAATTTGACGATCTATATTTTATTTTTTAACGGCAAGGCCATTGGTATTGACCTACCCAATAGTGTAGTTTTGACAATCGTCGAGACAGACCCGGGAGTTCGCGGCAACACAGTAAGTGGCGGAACCAAGCCCCTAAAGCTTCAAACAGGCCTTGTCATCAATGGCCCCCTTCATCTATCAGAAGGCGATAAGATCAAAGTCGATACACGGACTAATTCATATATCGAAAAAATGAATAAATAATCGCAATATTGCACCGCTTCAAATTCATCGCAGAAACTTAGCTAATTACGCCAAATCTTTGGCTATTTCTGTCATTGAGTGTCACGCCGCATCACGCGTAAAATAAAGTAGATAAACTGATTACATGAGGCGCAAGCAACATCGTCATGGAAGACATGGGTAACGCGCCGATTGAATCCAAAGATTTGGAACTTTGGATCAGTCGGCAAATGATTTCTGGTATTCAAACAAGCCAAATCGCCGATGAAATTATTCGTCAGTGGGAAAGTGCATCACTTTCTATTTCAGCTCAACATACGGCATCTCGTTTTTGCATTCTTAACGGCTATTACACTTCACTTATTCGAATGCTTCGAAAATTTTTGGCAGCTGGAACCGCTTTGCCGTGGGCTCATGTTATTGAAGTTGTCCTTACTGACAATGATCATATTCCAAAAGAACTTGTTGATTCTCTATTTATTGGAGCTACACGAGACAAACTTCTACTTTCAACTTCAGCACAAGCATTAATTCACAATGAAAAAGATCCACGTTGGCTCAAAATATTTGATTCAGAAATCAAAGAAAAAAATCTTGCTGCAGAGAAAAAACGCGACGCACTTTATCAAGAAGTACTTATTTTTAAACGAGAAGGGATGCATCGAGAACAACAAGATGTTGTTAAAAATATTTTAGCGATGTTTCCACAAGACCGTGATGCAAATCAACTCGCAGTAAAACATCAAGAACAATCACTTGATGAAACTTTGGCAAATATAAGACGCAATCACGATCGTCGCGATAAACCTAGATCCCTTAAAGAACCAGAAGTAAAATGGCCTAAACTCTCTACTCGCTTGGCAAAACTTAAAAAGCGTCTAAATCTTGAATCAGCCTATGAACTTGCAATTGGTCTTCATCAAATGGCCTTGCATCAAGATGCTCTTTTGATTTTAAGAACGCAAAAAAATAAATGGATGGATCGCGAAAGATGTTTTGAGATGGAATTGCTTTTGGCTGAAGGGCAATTTGCACAGGCATTAGAAAATTCTCAAAAAATTCTAAAAGAACAAATTGGCGATGCAGAATTAATTTTTACAGCAATTTATATTTCAGCAAAAGCATATAGGGGTCTTGAAGATTTCGAACAAGCCACCAGCATTATTCGAGGGCTCCTCAAACACCGCCCTGACTATAGAGATGCTCCGCTTTTATTACGGGAATGGGAGTCTTAGGCCCATGAAATTTATCCGTTATTTTTTAATTACAGTTTTATTTTTAATTATTGGAATTGTGTATGCTCGTGAAGTACCTAAGCTTAAAAAATGGCTCCTCGCAAAAATACAAATTGTAAGTACTCAAAAACTCGGAATTGAAATCAAAGCAAAAAGTATTGAGTTTGAATTAATACCTCTTGGGGTTAAATTCACTGAACTTAGAATCCAACCTAAAAAAGAGTTGAGTGCTATTATTTCGCCAGCTCTTCTTGACGGACTTGGAATTTATTTAAGCCCCCTGTCACTTCTTGTCGGGCGGTTTGAAATTGGAAACATTACCCTTATTCACCCACAAACAAATGTTTTTATTAAAAGAAAAAATGATGATAAAAATGAAAAATTTGAACTGCCATGGGATCAATTTTTAAGTACTCCGATTAAAAGTGTTAACATCATCGATGGCGATATCAGATTATTAGTAAAAGATACCAACTTAGCTTTTCAACTCACTGGCTTTAATCTCTCAGTGGTGAAAAATTTCCAAGCAGCACGCGTAGAATTTTTTGGCCCCGATATTAAAGTTAAACGCATAGATGTTCCTGATAGTTTAACCACCATTGGTTTAGCAGCAAGAATTGTTATTGAAAAAAATGCCGCAGAAGTTGCAGCACTTAAACTCACTTTTGGTGAAAACTTCATTATCGCTCGAGGCGTTGCACAGGGGGCTGTCACAAAACTTGACTGGTCATTACTCAATGGAAAAACAATTGCACACACAAATTTGACAGACTTTGTAAACCTTGTGAATAATATTTATCCTGCCGCACAACTCCCTGCCATGGAGGGCATGCTTAATTTTGAAGTATCAGCAAAACAAAAAAGAGGTCAAGAGCCCGAAATTAGCGCTCAGGTTGAAACTCAAGATGCAAAAATACAAGAATATAAAATTGGCAATCTGCTTAGTAAACTCAAATACTCATCAGGTGTACTCACAAGCGATGAAGTAAGCCTTGCAACTACAGCGGGTAGAATTCGTGTGCAGAATCTAAACGCAAAAATTGGAAAAGAAACACATATTGCTGGAAGAATAGTTGCTGATGAACTGGAATTAAGACAGCTCTTACTAAATTTAGACATAGACGTGCCCGTTCATTTGGAATTTAAAGGACGCATCCCCTGTGAGGGAATGTTACTTCCAGAAATTAAAATATCATGTGCGGGTGAGCTTACGGGTGAAAAATTTAGAGTTTACACTGAACCTGAAAATGACACAGTTGTAGCACTTGATAACTTTAAAGTTTTAGGAAGTCTTAGTTTAGATAAAGAAAAAATAGTTTTTCAAAAAGCACTCATCTCCATTGGTAATTCTCAAGGCACGGCTTCAGGAAGTGTTAATTATACAACAGGCTTCTCTTTTAACTATCATACCGATGGATTAGATTTTAAAGATGTAAAAAGCCTTGCTGATTTAGATTACGAAGGAGTTGTAGCAACAACAGGCTCAACACGCGGCACCTCTGACTGGGGAATCATTGACACACAATTAAAAATGAAAAATTTCTGGTTTGAACAACATGCACTTGGCAGTGGCACCATGAGAGCCTATTATGAAAAAGGCTCACTTACATTTTCTGATGTAGATGCAATTCTTGGTTCTACAAATTACAAAGGCAAAGCAATATTTAATCTATCCGGGAAAAAAGGTCTAAGCGCACACATAGATATTCCTAAGATTGATATTGCAGATATAATTTATATGTTCTCTAAAAAGGTTCAACTTCCATTTGCAGCAAATGGAATTGGCTCAGGCTCAATAGATGTGTCAGGACCGTTTGAATTCTCAGCGCTCACGTACAAAGTAAGAAGTCACTTTAAGTCAGGCATGATTGCAGATGAAGCTTTCAAAGAAGCACATTTCGATATGCATGCAATCAAAGGTAATGCGGTAGCTGATAGTATCTATATCAAAAAAGGTGATGGCAATTTTGTCCTTACAGGTGATGTTAATAATAATGGCATCATGAACGTTGGAATCGCAGGACGAGGTTTTCATGTAACTGATTTTGATTATATTAAAAACTTAACTTCAGGCTTTGGTGGGCGTATTAATGCCGACATCGTCATGCGCGAGTATATATTAAAACCTAAAACTACAATCACTGGCACAATAACTCAAACGACAATAAACCAAGAAGTGATGGAGGATTCTCAATTCTCGATGACGATTGCTCCTCAATCATTAAATCTAAGTGCACAAGTGTTTGCACAAAAAATAAAACTTGCACTCTTGTATCCGTTTAATGAGAAAGGCCCATTTGCATTTAAACTCGATACAAATAATTGGGATTTTTCAAATCTCTTGGGCCTTTTTGGAAAGTCTGCAAAACGAGACTATGAAACTGGGTTTACAGCACAGATTGATCTCAATAGCCCTCAAGGCGGATTTTGGGATAGCTCAGGTACAATTGACATTTCAAAATTCTATGTTCGCCATGGCAATTCTCAAATGCGAAACACCCAACCAATCTCTGCAAAATTTGATAACGGCACTGTGACACTAGGCCGCACCCAAATTGATGGCGACAATACACAACTTACTTTAAACGGAACACGCTCAAAAAATGATCAAATCAACTTCAATGTGAATGGGCGTATTGATTTAAGTCTTTTAACATTTCTCACGCCATTTTTCAGAGACATGACAGGCCTATTATCACTCAGTACTCAAATTGCAGGTACTTCAACAAAGCCAGATCTTTTGGGAAGTGCCTTTATCACTAAAGGTTATGTGAAGCTTGATGAACTCCCCCACCCCTTTGAAGATATTCAAGCAGATTTTCTTTTTAGTCAGTCAAAGGCACTACTTAATCGATTCACCGGAGTTTTTGGTGGAGGAAAAATGAGTGCAACTGGAAGTCTCTTATTTAAAGGTTATCGCGATATTCCAGTTGAGATATCCGGTGAATTGCTCAATGCAACGTTAAATATTCCAGAAGGACTCACAACAAAAGGGGCGTTGCAATTTAGCGTTTTAGGAAATTGGTTTCCGTATCTTTTTAAAGCTGAGTACAATATTGAAAGTGGTTTATTCTCCAAAAATTTCACAGACGAAAATACTGACTCCACTGTAAAACGTAGTGCCTATCTCCCAAAAATAATTTTACAAAAAGACTTTCACCCACTTGAACTAGATATTAACGCTCATTTTCCAAAACTCGTATTTGTTAAAAATAATCTAATGGATGCTGAAGTAAAAGGTGATCTCAATATCAAAGGCGAACCAAGCTATCCGGTTTTTAAAGGTGATATCGAAGCAACACAAAATGGAAAAATTTTCTTTCGCGAAACTCCATTTAACATTAGCGCTACACGCATTAAATATAATAATCCAACTGAGAATAATCCAAATATTTACATTCTAGGCACCACTCGTGTGAGAGATTGGGATATTCAACTTTTAGTGCAAGGCACACAGCAAAAAAATAAAATTGAATTAAAAAGCTCACCACATTTGCCAGAACAAAAAATAATTTCACTCCTAGCACTAGGTTTAACTGATGATTCAATTGATAAAACAGGAACAAATGAACAGCTAACAATTCAAGGTTATCAAGCTGGAAGTCTCTTACTCGCTGAGAATCCACTTCGCAATGAACTTAAAAAGAAATTTGGTGTTAATGTAAGGCTCTCTCAATCTGTAGATGCCACCAAAAACGTAGTACTCCAACGACTTGTCGCTGAAAAACAATGGACTCCTCAAATATCTACAAGTTTTAGTCGTTCTATCGGAGATCAGGTCTCTCGTGATGTGAATGTTGAATATAAATTAAATCGTAATTTATCAATCTTAGGTTCATATGAAGGCCGTGATTACGATCCACTTGCTGCACAATCGACAAGCATATCTACTCAGCCGCAATCAAACTTTACACCTGACGTGTTTGGGTTAGACCTTCAGTATCAGGTGGAGTTCAGATGAGACTTATAATCACATTCATCATGGCGGTTTTATTCACTGAGCAATCTCATGGTAAATCTTTAGGTTCAATTGCAATTGAAGGCGTAGATTCTAGGACTACTAAAATTATATTAGAACAAATAAAACAAAACATTCGAGATAACTTTACAACCAACGATGTTCAAGAAGCCATTGGGGCTATTTACTCAGTAGGGCCTTTTAATGGAATCGAGGCTTACTATGAAGAGGTTGGCTCAAAAACCAATATTATCTTTAAAGTAACACCTGTCCGATTTATCAGAAGTATAAAATTATCAGGTAACAAAACCGTAGGGAATGTAGACTTGCTCACTGAGTTTGGTATTGCTGAAAACGAAGGTTTTAGTGAAGATCGCATTAAACTAGGCTTAGAGAATATCAAAAAATATTATAATCTAGCAGGGTTCCTTAATGCACAAGTAAGTGCTGATTTCAAAACATCTGATTCAAGTTCAAATATTGTCATACTCATTCAAATTGATGAACAGGCTCCCTGCATGATTTCAGAGATAAAATTTAATAGCGTTAACGCAAATCTTAACAAAACAATGCAGAAATTATTCAAATCAAATAATAATCGTATTTTTTCTCAAGCATTACTTTTAAATATGCAAAATGAAGCACTTGAGCATTTACTTAAAGAGAGATTTTTGAATGCGCAAATTCAACCTCCAGAAGTTACTTATGACGCCTCTCGTACTAAAGTTGCTTTAAATTATGTGATAAATGAGCCCTATCGTTACGCACTTGTTTTTGAAGGCAATGAAATATTTGGTGCAACTAAAATTTTAAAAGCACTTAAATTAGATACAGACAATAAACTTTCTAATTCCCCTTCTGATGATCTCAATGAGCGCATTATCAGGTTTTATAAAACTTCTGGTTACGCAAACATCAGTGTAAAACACAAAGAAACTTTATTTAGCGAAGATTACATAAGACGTGTAATCTTTGAAATCAAAGAAGGTCCGCGCGTTCGCATTAAAGATATAACTATTGAAGGGGTATTCTCGCGACCACAAAAGTATTATCGAAATTTCATCATTGATCACAGTGGTGATCTCGTAAACAGCAAAATCTATAACAGTGAAGAAATGGATAATGGCGTTAAAAATCTTGTGACCGAACTACAAAATCAAGGCTTTATTGCCGCCAAGGTCACAGGCACTCGCGCTGATTTTGACAAATTAAGAGAATCAGTTGTTGTGCAAATTTCACTAGACGAGGGCCCACAAACCATTATTGATAAGATTATTTTTAACGGAATAAAAAGTACAACTCAAAAAGAACTTGAAGAAACCATCGGACTTCGCGCAAATACTCATTTACAATTAAGTGTATTAGAAGAAAGTACGAGTAAAATTGTAGAACTCTATCGTTCTC comes from the Oligoflexia bacterium genome and includes:
- a CDS encoding translocation/assembly module TamB domain-containing protein, whose protein sequence is MKFIRYFLITVLFLIIGIVYAREVPKLKKWLLAKIQIVSTQKLGIEIKAKSIEFELIPLGVKFTELRIQPKKELSAIISPALLDGLGIYLSPLSLLVGRFEIGNITLIHPQTNVFIKRKNDDKNEKFELPWDQFLSTPIKSVNIIDGDIRLLVKDTNLAFQLTGFNLSVVKNFQAARVEFFGPDIKVKRIDVPDSLTTIGLAARIVIEKNAAEVAALKLTFGENFIIARGVAQGAVTKLDWSLLNGKTIAHTNLTDFVNLVNNIYPAAQLPAMEGMLNFEVSAKQKRGQEPEISAQVETQDAKIQEYKIGNLLSKLKYSSGVLTSDEVSLATTAGRIRVQNLNAKIGKETHIAGRIVADELELRQLLLNLDIDVPVHLEFKGRIPCEGMLLPEIKISCAGELTGEKFRVYTEPENDTVVALDNFKVLGSLSLDKEKIVFQKALISIGNSQGTASGSVNYTTGFSFNYHTDGLDFKDVKSLADLDYEGVVATTGSTRGTSDWGIIDTQLKMKNFWFEQHALGSGTMRAYYEKGSLTFSDVDAILGSTNYKGKAIFNLSGKKGLSAHIDIPKIDIADIIYMFSKKVQLPFAANGIGSGSIDVSGPFEFSALTYKVRSHFKSGMIADEAFKEAHFDMHAIKGNAVADSIYIKKGDGNFVLTGDVNNNGIMNVGIAGRGFHVTDFDYIKNLTSGFGGRINADIVMREYILKPKTTITGTITQTTINQEVMEDSQFSMTIAPQSLNLSAQVFAQKIKLALLYPFNEKGPFAFKLDTNNWDFSNLLGLFGKSAKRDYETGFTAQIDLNSPQGGFWDSSGTIDISKFYVRHGNSQMRNTQPISAKFDNGTVTLGRTQIDGDNTQLTLNGTRSKNDQINFNVNGRIDLSLLTFLTPFFRDMTGLLSLSTQIAGTSTKPDLLGSAFITKGYVKLDELPHPFEDIQADFLFSQSKALLNRFTGVFGGGKMSATGSLLFKGYRDIPVEISGELLNATLNIPEGLTTKGALQFSVLGNWFPYLFKAEYNIESGLFSKNFTDENTDSTVKRSAYLPKIILQKDFHPLELDINAHFPKLVFVKNNLMDAEVKGDLNIKGEPSYPVFKGDIEATQNGKIFFRETPFNISATRIKYNNPTENNPNIYILGTTRVRDWDIQLLVQGTQQKNKIELKSSPHLPEQKIISLLALGLTDDSIDKTGTNEQLTIQGYQAGSLLLAENPLRNELKKKFGVNVRLSQSVDATKNVVLQRLVAEKQWTPQISTSFSRSIGDQVSRDVNVEYKLNRNLSILGSYEGRDYDPLAAQSTSISTQPQSNFTPDVFGLDLQYQVEFR
- the efp gene encoding elongation factor P, whose translation is MASVYEVSDFKRGLKVEIDGVPWEITDFQHVKPGKGNAFTRTKLRNLITGANLEKTYKSGEKFNVPDLMQKEMQFLYKDESGFNFMDTTNYEQINLHAENVGAAADYLLENLTIYILFFNGKAIGIDLPNSVVLTIVETDPGVRGNTVSGGTKPLKLQTGLVINGPLHLSEGDKIKVDTRTNSYIEKMNK
- a CDS encoding POTRA domain-containing protein — translated: MRLIITFIMAVLFTEQSHGKSLGSIAIEGVDSRTTKIILEQIKQNIRDNFTTNDVQEAIGAIYSVGPFNGIEAYYEEVGSKTNIIFKVTPVRFIRSIKLSGNKTVGNVDLLTEFGIAENEGFSEDRIKLGLENIKKYYNLAGFLNAQVSADFKTSDSSSNIVILIQIDEQAPCMISEIKFNSVNANLNKTMQKLFKSNNNRIFSQALLLNMQNEALEHLLKERFLNAQIQPPEVTYDASRTKVALNYVINEPYRYALVFEGNEIFGATKILKALKLDTDNKLSNSPSDDLNERIIRFYKTSGYANISVKHKETLFSEDYIRRVIFEIKEGPRVRIKDITIEGVFSRPQKYYRNFIIDHSGDLVNSKIYNSEEMDNGVKNLVTELQNQGFIAAKVTGTRADFDKLRESVVVQISLDEGPQTIIDKIIFNGIKSTTQKELEETIGLRANTHLQLSVLEESTSKIVELYRSRGYLDIQVVNQGKSIIKYNEENTKATLKFEIEEGPLITVSGIAIEGNDFTKDFVIARELQFKPGDVLTPEKISYSEERLQRLSLFTATEIRTMQDDPREGHRTVLVRVVENDPGIVKGGVGISNDFGLSLKGFLGAAYRNLFGTGRGVNARVELNHKVNFNFLENDINFGYTEPFIFGTNNIARLNLIKSTKLFSVEQSTDRSGRPQEKVYAVDSSQADLLFERDLTRKLKLVYQVYGITRSNKFEIHDYDVSKPLNIATTGPTFLLDRRDNPFNPTRGDLSTLSFEYSNPSMGSTSSVNYYKTVGSYTRYIPMGPVVWANEGKAGFLKNLGDYEKHGAAVPQIKAFYLGGRSSIRGFNAFSESVPLPADIRNGITTESHFFLTKSELRFPLYGNLGGAVFYDGGAVRIPGMESYRHTLDWRHSAGVGVRYNTPVGPVSLEYARKLNQDSSRSESDYQIHFSIGVF